A window of Polaribacter litorisediminis contains these coding sequences:
- a CDS encoding L-serine ammonia-lyase, which produces MSQFISVFDMLKIGVGPSSSHTLGPWRAAIAWVQKLRDTNLLEALDRVEVHLYGSLSLTGKGHATDVAILLGLSEADPEYIPIEDLFIIIDRINTQEELYFKGGKKINFLKSAIVFNREFLPFHANGITFKGFSKEEEISTETYFSIGGGFIVQEDDNLEEEIEINKKNFPYPINRAIQLEGYCEKENLPISEIVLKNELELRSGDEIDFELHRIWDTMLESMYIGCHTEGRLPGGLNVKRRAFDTHQKLIKDTSYKNPKEWITAIRSTEVKFREILKWVSCFALSVNEVNAALGRVVTAPTNGSAGVIPAVLMYYLVIENHEADFNQIKKFLLVAGEIGSIFKKNATISAAMGGCQAEIGVSSAMAAGALTELLGGTAAQVLSAAEIAMEHHLGLTCDPIGGLVQVPCIERNSMGAIKAIHAAEIALETNPKECLVHLDEVIDTMWETAKDMNKNYKETSEGGLAVTVRIVDC; this is translated from the coding sequence ATGTCGCAATTTATTAGTGTTTTTGATATGTTGAAGATTGGTGTAGGTCCATCAAGCTCGCACACATTGGGTCCTTGGAGAGCTGCCATAGCGTGGGTTCAGAAATTAAGAGACACCAATCTGTTAGAGGCTCTAGATCGAGTAGAGGTGCATTTATACGGTTCGTTGTCTTTAACAGGAAAAGGACACGCTACAGATGTTGCCATTTTATTAGGTTTAAGTGAAGCCGATCCGGAATATATTCCGATTGAAGATCTTTTTATCATTATAGACAGAATAAATACGCAAGAAGAATTGTATTTTAAAGGCGGTAAAAAAATAAATTTCTTAAAAAGTGCTATTGTTTTTAATCGTGAGTTTTTACCATTTCATGCAAACGGAATTACCTTTAAAGGTTTTTCCAAAGAGGAAGAAATATCAACTGAAACCTATTTTTCTATAGGAGGAGGTTTTATTGTTCAAGAAGATGATAATTTAGAAGAGGAAATAGAAATTAATAAAAAAAACTTTCCGTATCCTATTAATAGAGCAATTCAACTAGAAGGATATTGTGAAAAAGAAAATCTACCAATTTCAGAGATTGTATTAAAAAATGAATTGGAGTTAAGATCTGGCGATGAAATTGATTTTGAATTGCATCGAATTTGGGATACAATGTTAGAGAGTATGTACATTGGTTGCCATACAGAGGGTAGATTGCCTGGAGGATTAAATGTAAAAAGGCGTGCTTTTGATACACATCAAAAATTAATAAAAGATACGAGTTATAAAAATCCGAAAGAATGGATTACGGCTATTAGAAGCACAGAAGTAAAATTTAGAGAAATTTTAAAATGGGTAAGTTGTTTTGCGCTTTCTGTAAATGAGGTAAATGCCGCCTTAGGACGCGTTGTTACTGCACCAACAAACGGAAGTGCTGGGGTAATTCCTGCAGTTTTAATGTATTATTTGGTCATAGAAAATCATGAAGCTGATTTTAATCAAATTAAAAAATTCTTATTAGTTGCGGGCGAAATTGGTAGTATTTTTAAGAAAAACGCAACGATATCGGCAGCAATGGGTGGTTGTCAGGCAGAAATTGGTGTTTCATCGGCAATGGCTGCAGGGGCGTTAACAGAATTGTTAGGAGGAACGGCAGCACAAGTTTTGTCGGCCGCAGAAATAGCCATGGAACATCATTTAGGATTAACCTGCGATCCTATCGGTGGGTTGGTGCAAGTGCCTTGTATAGAACGTAATTCTATGGGGGCCATAAAAGCAATTCATGCAGCAGAAATAGCTTTAGAGACTAATCCAAAAGAATGTTTGGTGCATTTAGATGAAGTAATTGATACCATGTGGGAAACTGCCAAAGACATGAATAAGAATTATAAAGAAACTTCAGAGGGTGGTTTGGCGGTAACTGTTAGAATTGTAGATTGTTAA
- a CDS encoding metallophosphoesterase — protein sequence MKKIIVLTILIGIISCAKTNYSPFKIGVIADCQYCNCDVKWNRYYKKAPQRLKEAVTTLNKDSLTYTIHLGDFIDRNIRSLDSVLPTWNALNAKTYHVLGNHDFDVGATNKLRMLNKLNLKNRYYSFVEKDWRFIVLDGNDLSFYGTTTKKKEQQTDSLFNLLEGKDLPYLKKYNGALSTDQLNWIRKELDEAVSKKQKVGFYCHFPIFPVDQHNIWNREQFLSLIKPYKNVKVFFNGHNHAGAYQFVDNVHYLTFKGMVDTENTSAFAKVKFDKDTIFIEGYQREPSRKLVIK from the coding sequence ATGAAAAAAATAATAGTACTTACAATTTTAATTGGCATTATTTCTTGTGCTAAAACAAATTATTCACCGTTTAAAATTGGTGTAATTGCAGATTGCCAATACTGTAATTGTGATGTTAAATGGAACCGCTATTATAAAAAAGCACCACAAAGATTAAAAGAAGCCGTTACCACTTTAAATAAGGATTCTTTAACTTATACAATTCATTTGGGTGATTTTATCGATAGAAATATTAGGAGCTTAGATAGTGTTTTACCAACTTGGAATGCTTTAAACGCTAAAACATATCATGTTTTGGGCAACCATGATTTTGATGTGGGTGCAACCAATAAACTACGAATGCTCAATAAATTAAATTTAAAAAACAGATACTACAGCTTTGTAGAAAAAGATTGGCGTTTCATTGTTTTAGACGGAAACGATTTGAGTTTTTATGGCACCACAACTAAAAAGAAGGAACAACAAACAGATTCTCTTTTCAATTTATTAGAAGGTAAAGATTTACCCTATTTAAAAAAATATAATGGAGCTCTAAGTACAGATCAATTAAACTGGATTCGCAAAGAATTGGATGAAGCTGTTAGTAAAAAACAAAAAGTGGGCTTTTATTGTCACTTTCCTATTTTCCCTGTAGATCAACATAATATTTGGAATAGAGAGCAGTTTTTATCACTTATAAAACCCTATAAAAATGTCAAGGTATTTTTTAATGGTCATAACCATGCAGGAGCCTATCAATTTGTTGATAATGTGCATTATTTAACTTTTAAAGGAATGGTAGATACAGAAAACACCTCTGCTTTTGCCAAAGTAAAATTTGATAAAGACACGATTTTTATTGAAGGATATCAGCGCGAACCTTCTAGAAAATTAGTCATTAAATAA
- a CDS encoding NAD(P)/FAD-dependent oxidoreductase — MNIPQTSFPRVVIIGGGFAGLAAAKGLEKQELQVVLVDKHNYHTFQPLLYQVATGGLEPDSIAFPLRKLLNDVENFYFRLTEVVKIHPDKNTIETTIGFLEYDELIIASGSTTNFFGNTNIEKFAMEMKSIPQSLNIRSLIIENFEEALLTSNIEERNALMNFIIVGGGPTGVELAGALAEMKKGILPKDYPDLDIRQMQINLIQSSECLLKGMSEEASEKAEDFLISLGVNVWKNLRVLNYDGKLVTTNGIDHFRAETVIWAAGVQGETIAGLEANCIIERAERFKVNEFSQVANYKNIYAIGDVASMASDKYPKGHPMMAQPAIQQGKLLAQNILAKLSNKIQTPFVYNDKGSMATIGRNKAVVDLNKWKFQGVFAWFVWMFVHLFSLIGFRNKSIVFLNWVYNYIRFDRETRLIIRPFKRKK, encoded by the coding sequence ATGAACATTCCACAAACAAGTTTTCCTCGAGTTGTCATTATTGGTGGTGGTTTTGCTGGTTTAGCAGCCGCAAAAGGTCTAGAAAAACAAGAACTACAAGTTGTTTTAGTAGATAAACACAACTATCACACGTTTCAACCGCTTTTGTATCAAGTAGCAACTGGTGGTTTAGAGCCAGATTCTATCGCTTTTCCTTTAAGAAAATTATTGAACGATGTAGAGAATTTCTATTTTAGATTGACGGAAGTTGTTAAAATTCATCCGGACAAAAACACCATTGAAACCACTATTGGATTTTTAGAATATGATGAATTGATTATTGCTAGTGGATCAACTACAAACTTTTTTGGCAATACCAATATCGAAAAATTTGCCATGGAAATGAAATCCATTCCGCAATCTTTAAACATTAGAAGTTTAATTATAGAAAATTTCGAAGAGGCTTTATTGACTTCCAACATCGAAGAAAGAAATGCGTTGATGAATTTTATCATTGTCGGTGGAGGGCCAACTGGAGTTGAATTAGCAGGCGCTTTAGCCGAAATGAAAAAAGGAATTTTACCAAAAGATTATCCTGATTTAGATATCAGGCAAATGCAAATTAACCTTATTCAAAGTTCTGAATGTCTGTTAAAAGGAATGAGCGAAGAAGCCTCTGAAAAAGCAGAAGATTTTTTAATTAGTTTAGGCGTCAATGTTTGGAAAAATTTGCGTGTTTTAAATTATGACGGAAAACTGGTTACTACAAATGGTATTGATCATTTTAGAGCTGAGACGGTTATTTGGGCAGCTGGTGTTCAAGGGGAAACGATAGCTGGCTTAGAAGCCAATTGTATTATTGAACGTGCGGAAAGATTCAAAGTAAATGAATTTAGTCAAGTTGCAAATTATAAAAATATTTATGCCATTGGGGATGTGGCTTCTATGGCTTCAGATAAATATCCTAAAGGACACCCAATGATGGCGCAACCTGCCATTCAACAAGGAAAATTACTTGCTCAAAATATTCTTGCCAAACTAAGTAACAAAATACAAACTCCATTCGTTTACAATGACAAAGGGTCGATGGCTACCATTGGACGAAATAAAGCCGTAGTGGATTTAAATAAGTGGAAGTTTCAAGGAGTTTTTGCTTGGTTTGTATGGATGTTTGTACATTTATTTTCATTGATTGGTTTTAGAAATAAATCCATCGTTTTTCTGAATTGGGTATATAATTATATTCGTTTCGATAGAGAAACCAGATTGATTATCCGACCTTTTAAAAGAAAAAAATAG
- a CDS encoding TonB-dependent receptor produces the protein MKILFLFLCIVMQFQSNAQTTISGTVTDSKKHPIFGANVYLDGTYDGVSTNEQGHFLFKTEEQGTQTLVISFISFETYILTAEVSSLKNLQIKLRDDVNSLDAVVMNAGMFEAGEKGKVTVLKPLDIVTTASALGDFLGALQTLPGTSAVDEDGRLFVRGGEAEETQIFIDGIRVFTPYTPSANNLPVRGRYSPFLFSGISFSTGGYSAEYGQALSSVLLLNTIDKPDQEKTDLSFMSVGLGLGSTQIWDKNSLSVNASYTNLAPYQFALPDRNKWIKPVEAISGETVYRHTFKDDSMLKVYGAFSATNFDLIQEDINFDEGVRFRLKNSNLYINTSYKNKFGNNWRFETGLSFTNDQTEMKVIDDKINNHENSAHFKLKLKKNFSNRFKISLGSEYFMTHFNEDYQPLLENSFHYGFQNNLLAAFVETDIFFSKYLAAKIGVRAENSELLNEFTLSPRASIAYKLGKKSQFSLAYGQFYQNPKNDFLKFSEDFKAENTSHVIANFQSTKQNQIFRLEAYYKDYKSLVKFDTEMANFNSNFNNNGTGFAKGIDLFWRQNGKIKNTDYWVSYSYLDTKRDYRNHPIAARPNFASQHNLSIVAKHWIVDLKSQVGFSYNFASGRTFTNPNEPGFLNNQTKNFNSLSLNWAYLIDQQKILYLSASNVLGTQNVFGYNYKNTQNSFGNFDRQAILPNVNSFFFVGFFWTISDDNKSNQLDNL, from the coding sequence ATGAAAATACTATTTTTATTCCTTTGTATTGTAATGCAATTTCAAAGCAATGCACAAACCACTATTTCGGGTACTGTAACCGATTCAAAAAAACACCCTATTTTTGGCGCAAATGTTTATTTAGATGGCACTTATGATGGTGTATCCACAAATGAACAAGGACATTTTTTATTTAAAACGGAAGAACAAGGAACACAAACTTTAGTCATTTCCTTTATCTCTTTTGAAACTTACATTCTCACTGCTGAAGTTTCATCACTCAAAAACTTGCAAATAAAGTTGCGCGATGATGTTAATTCATTGGACGCCGTTGTGATGAATGCAGGGATGTTTGAAGCCGGTGAAAAAGGAAAAGTAACTGTGTTAAAACCTTTAGATATTGTTACGACTGCAAGTGCCTTGGGCGATTTTTTAGGGGCTTTACAAACATTACCAGGAACCTCTGCTGTAGATGAAGATGGACGATTATTTGTGAGAGGCGGCGAAGCGGAAGAAACCCAAATTTTTATTGACGGAATTCGTGTATTTACGCCCTACACACCAAGTGCCAATAACTTGCCTGTGCGTGGTCGTTATTCGCCTTTTTTATTTTCAGGAATTTCATTTTCTACAGGCGGATATTCCGCAGAATATGGCCAAGCATTGTCTAGTGTATTGTTATTAAATACGATTGATAAACCCGACCAAGAGAAAACTGATCTATCTTTTATGTCCGTTGGATTAGGACTTGGAAGTACTCAAATTTGGGATAAAAATTCGTTAAGCGTGAACGCTTCTTACACCAATTTAGCGCCCTATCAATTTGCTTTGCCCGACAGAAATAAATGGATAAAACCTGTAGAAGCGATCAGCGGGGAAACCGTTTACAGACATACTTTCAAAGACGATTCTATGCTTAAAGTTTACGGTGCCTTTAGCGCTACAAACTTCGATTTAATTCAAGAGGATATTAATTTTGACGAAGGTGTTCGGTTTAGATTAAAAAACAGCAACTTATACATCAACACTTCTTATAAAAATAAGTTTGGCAACAATTGGCGTTTTGAAACAGGATTAAGTTTTACAAACGATCAAACCGAAATGAAGGTCATCGATGATAAAATAAACAACCATGAAAACTCCGCACATTTTAAACTCAAACTTAAAAAGAATTTTTCAAATCGATTTAAAATCAGCTTGGGCTCTGAATATTTTATGACCCATTTTAACGAGGACTATCAACCTTTGTTAGAGAACAGTTTTCACTATGGTTTCCAAAATAATTTGTTAGCTGCTTTTGTAGAAACCGATATTTTTTTCTCAAAATATCTTGCAGCAAAAATAGGCGTTCGAGCAGAAAACTCTGAATTATTAAATGAATTTACACTATCACCTAGAGCCTCTATAGCTTATAAATTGGGCAAAAAGTCGCAATTTTCATTAGCCTATGGACAGTTTTATCAAAATCCGAAAAACGACTTCTTAAAATTTAGTGAAGATTTTAAAGCTGAAAACACCTCGCATGTAATTGCTAACTTTCAAAGCACCAAACAAAATCAAATATTTAGATTGGAAGCGTATTATAAAGACTATAAAAGTTTGGTGAAGTTTGATACGGAAATGGCAAATTTCAATTCGAATTTCAACAATAACGGAACTGGTTTTGCAAAAGGAATTGATCTATTTTGGAGACAAAATGGCAAAATTAAAAACACCGATTATTGGGTTTCTTATTCCTATTTAGACACCAAACGAGATTACAGAAATCACCCTATTGCTGCACGTCCAAATTTTGCCTCTCAACACAATTTGTCGATTGTTGCCAAACATTGGATTGTAGATTTAAAAAGTCAAGTTGGTTTTAGCTACAATTTTGCCTCGGGTAGAACCTTTACAAATCCTAACGAACCTGGTTTTTTAAATAACCAAACTAAAAACTTTAATTCTTTAAGTTTAAATTGGGCATATTTAATAGATCAACAAAAAATACTATATCTGTCTGCCTCCAATGTTTTAGGAACTCAAAATGTATTTGGTTACAACTATAAAAATACCCAGAATTCATTCGGAAATTTCGACAGACAAGCCATCTTGCCCAACGTAAATAGTTTCTTTTTTGTTGGTTTTTTCTGGACAATTAGTGATGATAATAAAAGCAATCAATTAGACAATTTATAA
- a CDS encoding DUF6428 family protein → MKLSEIKNHLQHLEKIGFQLPNGELVAPHFHVTEVGKVIKDFIDCGGKIRSEVVINFQLWEEEDYDHRLHPEKLLHIIELSEKIFKFDDLEIEVEYQGKETIGKYNLDFDGKNFLLVSKLTACLAKEACGIPEEKPRVRISEKGTLTACKPNSGCC, encoded by the coding sequence ATGAAATTATCAGAAATAAAAAATCATTTACAGCATCTAGAAAAAATAGGTTTTCAATTACCAAATGGTGAATTAGTTGCTCCTCACTTTCATGTTACAGAAGTCGGGAAAGTTATCAAAGATTTTATCGATTGTGGCGGTAAGATTCGAAGCGAAGTCGTAATTAATTTTCAGCTTTGGGAAGAAGAAGATTACGACCATAGATTACATCCTGAAAAATTATTACACATCATCGAACTTTCAGAGAAGATATTCAAATTTGATGATTTAGAGATTGAAGTAGAATACCAAGGTAAAGAAACTATTGGTAAATACAATTTAGATTTTGACGGAAAAAACTTCTTATTAGTTTCAAAATTAACTGCTTGTTTGGCAAAAGAAGCTTGCGGAATTCCTGAAGAAAAGCCAAGAGTTCGTATTTCTGAAAAAGGCACATTAACTGCTTGCAAACCCAATTCGGGCTGTTGTTAA
- the dnaK gene encoding molecular chaperone DnaK codes for MSKIIGIDLGTTNSCVSVMEGNEPVVIPNAEGKRTTPSIVAFVEGGERKIGDPAKRQAVTNPTNTVSSIKRFMGNKFSESSNEIKRVPYKVVKGDNDTPRVDIDGRLYTPQEISAMVLQKMKKTAEDYLGADVSEAVITVPAYFNDAQRQATKEAGEIAGLKVRRIINEPTAAALAYGLDKSNDDKKIVVFDFGGGTHDVSILELGDGVFEVLATDGDTHLGGDDVDAKIIDWLADEFKADENMDLTTDPMALQRLKEAAEKAKIELSSSASTEINLPYITATASGPKHLVRTLSRSKFEQLIDDLVKRTIEPCETALRNADLSKSDIDEIVLVGGSTRIPAVQEAVEKFFGKAPSKGVNPDEVVALGAAIQGGVLSGDVKDVLLLDVTPLSLGIETMGNVFTKLIDANTTIPTKKSQVFSTAVDNQPSVEIHVLQGERAMAADNNTIGRFHLDGLPPAQRGVPQVEVTFDIDANGIIKVSALDKGTNKSHEIRIEASSGLSEEEIKKMRAEAEANADADKVAKETAEKINGADSMIFQTEKQLKEFGEKLSADKKEPIEAALVALKAAHESKDLAQIDAAMEKINEAWKVASEEMYAAQGGAEGAPGAEQQGQPKSSNNEQGDNVEDVDFEEVK; via the coding sequence ATGAGTAAAATTATAGGAATAGATTTAGGAACAACGAATTCGTGTGTTTCCGTAATGGAAGGAAATGAGCCCGTTGTTATCCCAAATGCCGAAGGAAAAAGAACAACTCCCTCAATTGTTGCCTTTGTAGAAGGAGGAGAACGTAAAATTGGTGATCCTGCAAAAAGACAAGCTGTTACAAACCCAACAAACACTGTTTCTTCTATCAAACGTTTTATGGGAAACAAATTCTCTGAATCTTCTAACGAAATTAAAAGAGTTCCTTATAAGGTAGTAAAAGGAGATAATGATACACCAAGAGTAGATATTGATGGTCGTTTATATACACCTCAAGAAATTTCTGCAATGGTATTACAGAAAATGAAAAAAACAGCTGAAGATTATTTAGGGGCTGATGTTTCTGAAGCTGTAATTACTGTACCTGCGTATTTTAACGATGCACAAAGACAAGCAACCAAAGAAGCTGGTGAAATTGCAGGTTTAAAAGTAAGAAGAATTATAAACGAACCAACAGCTGCTGCTTTAGCATATGGTTTAGACAAATCTAACGATGATAAAAAAATTGTTGTTTTTGATTTTGGTGGTGGAACACATGATGTTTCTATCTTAGAATTAGGAGACGGAGTTTTTGAAGTATTAGCGACTGACGGTGATACACATTTAGGTGGTGATGATGTGGATGCAAAAATTATTGACTGGTTAGCTGATGAATTTAAAGCGGATGAAAACATGGATTTAACAACAGATCCAATGGCTTTACAACGTTTAAAAGAAGCTGCTGAAAAAGCGAAGATTGAATTATCTTCTTCTGCATCTACTGAAATTAACTTGCCATATATTACGGCTACTGCTTCTGGACCAAAACACTTGGTAAGAACATTGTCTAGATCTAAATTTGAGCAATTAATTGATGATTTAGTAAAAAGAACTATTGAGCCTTGTGAAACTGCTTTAAGAAATGCAGATTTATCTAAGTCTGATATTGATGAGATCGTTTTAGTTGGTGGTTCTACAAGAATCCCTGCTGTTCAAGAAGCGGTTGAAAAATTCTTTGGAAAAGCGCCAAGTAAAGGAGTAAACCCTGATGAAGTTGTTGCCTTAGGAGCTGCAATTCAAGGTGGTGTTTTATCGGGTGATGTAAAAGATGTATTGTTGTTAGACGTGACACCTTTATCCTTAGGTATTGAAACAATGGGAAATGTTTTCACGAAATTAATTGATGCAAACACAACAATCCCTACTAAAAAATCGCAAGTATTTTCTACAGCAGTAGACAATCAACCTTCTGTAGAAATTCACGTTTTACAAGGTGAAAGAGCCATGGCTGCTGATAATAACACTATAGGACGTTTCCATTTAGATGGATTACCACCAGCACAAAGGGGCGTACCACAAGTTGAAGTAACGTTTGATATTGATGCCAATGGTATTATTAAAGTATCTGCGTTAGATAAAGGCACAAACAAATCTCATGAAATTAGAATTGAAGCTTCTTCTGGATTATCTGAAGAAGAAATCAAAAAAATGAGAGCAGAAGCAGAAGCAAATGCAGATGCCGATAAAGTTGCAAAAGAAACTGCAGAGAAAATTAACGGTGCAGACTCCATGATTTTTCAAACAGAAAAGCAATTGAAAGAGTTTGGTGAAAAATTATCTGCGGATAAAAAAGAACCAATTGAAGCGGCTTTAGTAGCATTAAAAGCGGCACATGAATCGAAAGATTTAGCACAAATTGATGCTGCCATGGAAAAAATCAACGAAGCTTGGAAAGTTGCCTCTGAAGAGATGTATGCAGCGCAAGGTGGAGCTGAAGGAGCGCCTGGAGCAGAACAACAAGGTCAACCAAAATCGTCTAACAACGAACAAGGAGACAATGTTGAAGATGTAGATTTCGAAGAAGTGAAATAA
- a CDS encoding AraC family transcriptional regulator — translation MKTSVIAKENIARLNTAINYIEEHLSENLSLKIIAEKAHFSPFHFHRMFTLIVGETLHTFINRKRIEKAASFLLYRKEKSSTTIAEEIGFSDVSSFSKSFKKFYGISPHQFKEESPKKFSQILAIKSKNGKVNITFEQYICNINNALNWLKMRTNTSIKQIEKIELAYISHQGKIEAIAEVYDRLVQWAASKGLMNDATKMVTIYHDSPKITDPNNLRMSACIWLNNAIKVDSEVNLRTIKATKCIVSRLEITPHEFQQAWESSFAWMVENGYKKATTDPFEIYHNNAAEHPENKFIVDLCIPVL, via the coding sequence ATGAAAACTTCTGTAATTGCAAAAGAAAACATAGCCAGATTAAATACTGCCATCAACTATATCGAGGAGCATTTATCAGAAAATCTGTCGCTAAAAATCATTGCTGAAAAAGCACATTTTTCACCTTTTCATTTTCATAGAATGTTTACATTAATTGTTGGCGAAACGTTACATACTTTTATCAACAGAAAAAGAATCGAGAAAGCTGCCTCTTTTTTGTTGTATCGAAAAGAAAAAAGCAGCACAACAATTGCAGAAGAAATAGGTTTCAGTGATGTATCTTCTTTCTCTAAATCTTTCAAAAAATTCTACGGAATTTCTCCGCATCAATTTAAAGAGGAGAGTCCGAAGAAATTTAGTCAAATCCTTGCAATAAAAAGCAAGAACGGAAAAGTCAACATTACTTTTGAACAATATATTTGCAATATAAACAATGCGCTAAATTGGTTAAAAATGAGAACAAACACATCAATAAAACAAATTGAAAAAATAGAATTGGCTTACATTTCTCATCAAGGAAAAATAGAAGCAATTGCCGAAGTATATGACCGACTAGTACAATGGGCAGCTTCTAAAGGATTGATGAACGATGCAACAAAAATGGTTACGATATATCACGATAGTCCTAAAATTACGGATCCTAATAATTTACGGATGAGTGCTTGCATTTGGCTAAACAATGCCATAAAAGTAGATAGTGAAGTAAATTTAAGAACTATAAAAGCTACAAAATGTATTGTGTCAAGATTAGAAATTACTCCGCACGAATTTCAGCAAGCATGGGAATCTAGTTTTGCTTGGATGGTTGAAAACGGATATAAAAAAGCCACTACAGATCCTTTTGAAATATACCATAACAATGCTGCCGAACATCCAGAGAATAAATTTATTGTAGATTTATGTATTCCGGTTTTATAA
- a CDS encoding DUF2853 family protein, with translation MSKFDEKVAQYSKFMDDKGLSYDLNLLKAVTKGLGPSIYKRDAETVSGSDAKELATVKNNFLIKKLGLPDTDALDTAIAKVIEAIGKSERSKYRAVVYYMLAVEFGKESIYS, from the coding sequence ATGAGTAAATTTGACGAAAAAGTAGCACAGTATTCTAAATTTATGGACGACAAAGGCCTATCATACGATTTAAATTTATTAAAAGCGGTTACAAAAGGCTTAGGACCATCAATCTATAAAAGAGACGCAGAAACTGTTTCTGGTTCTGATGCGAAAGAGTTAGCAACCGTAAAAAATAATTTTCTAATAAAAAAATTAGGTTTACCAGATACTGACGCTTTAGATACAGCAATTGCAAAAGTAATTGAAGCCATAGGGAAATCTGAAAGAAGTAAGTACAGAGCGGTTGTATATTATATGTTAGCTGTTGAATTTGGAAAAGAATCTATTTATAGTTAA
- the yaaA gene encoding peroxide stress protein YaaA, whose product MKIIISPAKSLDFESSVPTSLHTQPRFLDKSATLNKKLKSLSKSKLSNLMKISDDLASLNYERNQTWQTPFTKENAKQAIYAFTGAVFQGIDVNSLSEEKIPLLQENLRILSGLYGLLKPLDLIQPYRLEMGTRLKVGKKDNLYKFWDDAVAKALNDELADDELLVNLASTEYFKVIPKKVLKVDMITPVFKDFKNGEYKTIMTYAKMARGYMVRYIIDNNVKTIEDLKGFNIEKYRFSEELSKGNELVFTR is encoded by the coding sequence ATGAAAATCATTATATCCCCAGCAAAATCCTTAGACTTTGAAAGCAGTGTGCCCACAAGTTTACACACTCAGCCACGCTTTTTGGATAAATCTGCAACACTTAATAAAAAACTAAAGTCGCTATCTAAAAGTAAGCTATCAAATTTAATGAAAATTTCTGATGATTTGGCTTCTTTAAATTATGAGCGCAATCAAACTTGGCAAACACCTTTTACAAAAGAAAACGCCAAACAAGCTATTTATGCTTTTACAGGTGCCGTTTTTCAAGGGATTGATGTTAATTCTTTATCCGAAGAAAAAATACCATTATTGCAAGAAAATTTAAGAATTTTATCGGGTCTATATGGTTTGCTAAAACCTTTAGATTTAATTCAGCCATACCGTTTAGAAATGGGAACACGTTTAAAAGTGGGTAAAAAAGATAACTTATACAAATTTTGGGATGATGCTGTTGCCAAAGCTTTAAATGATGAATTAGCAGATGACGAATTGTTAGTGAATTTAGCAAGCACGGAATATTTTAAAGTGATTCCAAAAAAAGTTTTAAAGGTTGATATGATTACACCCGTTTTTAAAGATTTTAAAAACGGAGAATATAAAACAATTATGACCTACGCTAAAATGGCACGTGGTTATATGGTTCGTTACATAATTGATAACAACGTAAAAACAATCGAAGATTTAAAAGGCTTTAATATAGAGAAATATCGTTTTTCTGAAGAATTATCTAAAGGAAACGAATTGGTTTTTACAAGGTGA